The following are encoded together in the Nitrospirota bacterium genome:
- a CDS encoding PAS domain S-box protein, whose protein sequence is MINTKGKILCVDDDPDLLNINSSILQLAGYKVVSAITGAECLARLKEERPDLVLLDVNLPDISGITICREIKSNPEFFGTYVILISGVRTSSENQIEGFETGADGYIVRPISGQELIARVHSMMRIKEAEIALRKSKERYQMLIEMMNEGLIVVDENRFITYANNKLCEMIGLSRSEVEGRLVSDFLDDFNKKIFNEQFVKQEENINSPYELTWQHKDGNTICAIVSPRAIFDKSDNFKGSFAIVTDITERKQMEHILKEKIERLDLAQKAAKVGIFEWHIPTGRISFSKELEHLYSMRSRGFQGDYKSLLETIHPDDRPSVENTWRTMREKREDCDIEFRIITSDRTIRWVSSRCNIFCNQNGEPDRILGINIDITELKKASEEIEKLNKELEQRVIDRTSQLRTLIEELEVEILEHKQTEKALKESEEKLHMITFASKDAIILIDDEQKILFWNPAAENMFGYSTHEAVGKDFQQLLSLQEYPEVTKSRLEPFRKYWEWASIEEAVEFLAVKKDGTKFPVEVSQSLARVRGKDVTLKIIRDITYHKLDEATIQQYARRLQALTEHWLEMQKERESLSAEIDEKIGSYLNVLKVSLEEMKSQAHINITENLNKALSIIENLLGNIKDISLKLYQPMLDKIGLISAFKWYLNQYSRMTNVNVNFKHEGLDIPFPAEAENIAYHFIQDALLNLAKYTTVNEVKISVSAERNSLVLKIEDNGKINEQFKQV, encoded by the coding sequence GTGATTAACACTAAGGGGAAGATTCTCTGTGTAGATGATGACCCAGACCTGTTAAATATTAATTCAAGTATTTTACAATTAGCGGGTTATAAAGTGGTTTCAGCTATTACAGGTGCTGAATGCCTTGCCAGGCTGAAAGAAGAAAGGCCTGATTTAGTATTACTCGATGTAAACCTTCCAGATATTAGCGGAATCACCATATGCAGAGAGATTAAGAGCAATCCAGAATTTTTTGGAACATATGTAATACTTATTTCAGGAGTGAGAACTTCTTCTGAAAATCAGATAGAAGGGTTTGAGACAGGAGCTGACGGATATATTGTTCGCCCAATTTCTGGTCAGGAGCTTATTGCACGTGTTCATTCGATGATGAGGATTAAAGAAGCAGAAATAGCACTCAGGAAGAGCAAAGAGCGTTACCAAATGCTAATTGAGATGATGAATGAAGGATTAATAGTAGTGGATGAAAACAGATTTATTACTTATGCGAATAATAAACTATGTGAAATGATCGGCTTATCTCGGTCTGAAGTAGAAGGGAGGCTTGTAAGTGATTTTCTCGATGATTTTAACAAAAAGATATTCAATGAGCAGTTTGTGAAACAAGAAGAAAATATAAATAGCCCTTATGAACTTACATGGCAACATAAAGATGGAAATACCATATGCGCTATTGTCTCCCCACGGGCTATTTTTGATAAAAGTGATAATTTTAAAGGTAGTTTTGCAATCGTAACAGATATTACTGAAAGAAAACAGATGGAACATATCTTAAAGGAGAAAATTGAGAGGCTTGATCTTGCACAGAAGGCTGCGAAAGTCGGGATTTTCGAATGGCACATTCCTACTGGTCGTATATCATTTTCAAAAGAACTTGAACATCTTTATTCCATGAGATCACGTGGTTTTCAAGGAGACTATAAAAGCCTGCTTGAGACAATTCATCCTGATGACCGACCTTCTGTTGAAAATACATGGAGAACTATGAGAGAAAAAAGAGAAGATTGTGACATTGAATTCAGAATAATAACGTCAGATCGAACAATACGTTGGGTCAGTTCAAGATGTAATATTTTCTGTAATCAAAACGGAGAGCCTGATCGCATACTCGGTATAAATATTGACATTACTGAACTGAAGAAAGCCTCAGAAGAGATAGAAAAATTAAATAAGGAACTTGAACAGAGGGTTATCGATAGAACATCACAACTCAGAACGTTGATTGAAGAACTCGAAGTTGAAATACTTGAACATAAACAAACAGAAAAAGCCCTAAAAGAGAGTGAAGAAAAGTTACATATGATCACATTTGCTTCAAAGGATGCGATTATTCTAATAGATGATGAACAGAAAATATTATTCTGGAATCCCGCAGCAGAAAATATGTTTGGCTACTCTACGCATGAGGCTGTTGGTAAAGATTTTCAGCAGTTGCTCTCATTACAGGAATATCCTGAAGTTACAAAGAGCCGACTTGAACCATTCAGGAAATATTGGGAATGGGCATCTATTGAAGAGGCTGTGGAGTTTCTTGCTGTAAAAAAAGATGGTACAAAATTTCCTGTAGAAGTTTCACAATCTCTTGCCAGAGTGAGAGGAAAGGATGTTACTCTAAAAATCATACGTGACATAACATATCATAAACTTGATGAGGCAACAATCCAGCAATATGCCAGGCGATTGCAAGCGCTGACAGAACATTGGTTAGAAATGCAAAAAGAGAGGGAATCCCTATCTGCTGAAATCGATGAAAAAATTGGTAGTTATCTGAATGTTCTTAAGGTATCTTTAGAAGAAATGAAATCGCAGGCTCACATAAATATTACTGAAAATCTGAACAAAGCTTTATCAATTATTGAAAATCTCCTTGGTAATATTAAGGATATATCACTAAAGCTATACCAGCCAATGCTTGATAAAATTGGTTTGATTTCTGCTTTTAAATGGTATCTAAACCAGTATTCAAGAATGACAAATGTGAATGTTAATTTTAAACATGAGGGATTAGATATTCCTTTTCCTGCAGAGGCAGAAAATATTGCATATCATTTTATACAGGATGCGCTGCTAAATCTTGCTAAATATACTACTGTAAATGAGGTAAAAATATCAGTATCTGCTGAGCGGAACAGCCTTGTTTTAAAAATTGAAGATAATGGAAAAATTAACGAGCAGTTTAAACAGGTTTGA
- a CDS encoding radical SAM protein → MKFFLAKEAPLKWLEIPSVYNIKKDDLYELDDDSFTFLIQCASETGCDSEYTDFVMYCLNEGILTRDKIKMNYPPVIKSLIPSLRYLELQITNRCNLRCRHCFITEGKYSELSITQIRTILKEFEEMQGLRVMISGGEPLIHSSFEEINEMLPDFFMRKVLFTNGLLFNKQILKKLHVDEIQISIDGLETSHDLLRGKGTYKNTLKALKNAIDCGFEVSVSTMVHSGNLKDFQKMEKLFKSMGIKDWTVDIPCVTGRLKENPDLLVPPEIAGKYFRYGYGEGLHKGSTGFACGLHLMGITSDGRVSKCTFFSEYSVGTIEEGLRQCWQKIKPIRLNELKCDCEHIELCRGGCRYRALLLGDLYGKDLYKCFYYGKINKYRT, encoded by the coding sequence ATGAAATTTTTTCTCGCTAAAGAGGCTCCTCTTAAATGGCTTGAAATACCTTCTGTGTATAACATAAAAAAAGATGACCTCTATGAGCTTGATGATGATTCCTTCACTTTTTTAATACAATGTGCCTCTGAAACTGGCTGCGACTCAGAATATACTGATTTTGTAATGTATTGTCTTAATGAGGGAATTTTAACAAGAGACAAAATAAAAATGAATTATCCACCTGTGATAAAATCTCTAATTCCTTCACTTCGGTATCTTGAATTGCAGATAACCAACAGATGCAACCTTAGGTGTAGGCATTGTTTTATTACAGAAGGAAAATATTCAGAACTTTCCATCACACAGATAAGAACCATCCTTAAAGAATTCGAGGAAATGCAAGGTTTGAGGGTAATGATATCCGGAGGTGAACCCCTAATTCACAGTTCATTCGAAGAAATAAATGAGATGCTTCCTGATTTTTTCATGCGAAAAGTATTATTCACAAATGGTTTATTATTTAATAAACAGATTTTAAAAAAACTTCATGTGGACGAAATCCAGATTAGTATAGATGGCCTTGAAACATCCCATGATTTATTGAGAGGAAAAGGCACTTACAAAAATACCCTTAAGGCTTTGAAAAATGCAATTGATTGCGGATTTGAAGTCTCTGTATCAACTATGGTTCATTCCGGAAATCTCAAAGATTTTCAGAAAATGGAGAAACTCTTTAAAAGCATGGGGATAAAGGACTGGACTGTTGACATCCCCTGTGTTACCGGTAGACTTAAAGAAAATCCTGATTTATTAGTCCCTCCTGAAATAGCTGGAAAATATTTCAGATATGGTTATGGAGAAGGACTCCATAAAGGGTCAACAGGATTTGCCTGTGGCTTACATTTGATGGGTATAACATCTGATGGTAGAGTTTCAAAATGCACATTTTTTTCTGAATATTCTGTTGGAACTATTGAAGAAGGATTAAGACAATGCTGGCAGAAAATAAAACCTATCAGACTTAATGAACTTAAATGTGATTGTGAACATATTGAATTATGTAGAGGAGGATGCAGATATAGAGCACTCCTTCTTGGAGACCTATATGGGAAAGACCTTTACAAATGTTTTTATTATGGTAAAATTAATAAATACAGGACATGA
- a CDS encoding ferredoxin, with protein MPKPVINEDLCEGCATCEEICPQVFKVGDDGKAHVIGPDKCDTCNCQEAADTCPVQAITLE; from the coding sequence ATGCCAAAGCCTGTAATCAATGAAGACCTATGCGAGGGATGTGCAACTTGTGAGGAAATTTGCCCCCAAGTTTTCAAAGTAGGAGATGATGGAAAGGCTCATGTAATCGGTCCTGATAAATGTGATACTTGCAATTGTCAGGAAGCTGCTGATACATGTCCTGTTCAGGCAATAACCTTAGAGTAA
- a CDS encoding ferritin family protein yields the protein MNAIEISIKMEKDAIDFYTQAAEKTSHPVGKKMLLSIIEDEKRHLQMLSQIFREIDITIQDVNPMRNIKTIFETMKDSMIKRIEATSDELEAFKIAMQMEKEGVEFYKNAGAEVTTEKERALFERLVKEEQQHYEIFANTYFFLSDTGSWFMWEEHSIVDGGTPWA from the coding sequence ATGAATGCGATCGAGATATCCATTAAGATGGAAAAGGATGCTATAGATTTTTATACTCAGGCAGCTGAGAAAACAAGTCATCCTGTTGGGAAAAAGATGTTGTTGAGCATAATTGAAGATGAGAAAAGACACTTGCAGATGCTTTCACAGATTTTTAGAGAAATAGATATCACTATCCAGGATGTGAATCCTATGAGGAATATCAAAACAATTTTTGAGACTATGAAAGATTCGATGATTAAAAGGATCGAGGCAACTTCAGATGAGCTTGAGGCATTTAAGATCGCTATGCAGATGGAAAAGGAAGGAGTCGAATTCTACAAGAATGCAGGTGCTGAGGTAACTACAGAGAAAGAAAGAGCGCTTTTTGAAAGGCTTGTAAAGGAAGAACAGCAACATTATGAAATTTTTGCAAATACATATTTTTTTCTCTCGGATACTGGAAGCTGGTTTATGTGGGAAGAGCATAGTATTGTTGATGGTGGCACTCCTTGGGCGTAA
- a CDS encoding nitroreductase family protein, with the protein MDIIQAIKERRSINFFNDKEVLSDDVIRELLEIANFSPSSFNLQPWKVIIVKNPERKKVLRKCAFNQPKVEEASVVLILIADPQGVEENLGRVLDSWQELGYMKAEMRETYENMTKTLYGDPDSLKRKIFAVKNTALFAMNLMLAAKGLKLETHPMDGFDEECIKKEFNIPEDKIIPMIIAVGILNKGVSLLPRSFRRKFEEFAKFE; encoded by the coding sequence ATGGATATTATTCAAGCAATAAAAGAAAGGCGTTCAATAAATTTTTTTAATGATAAAGAGGTATTATCCGATGATGTTATAAGAGAACTCTTAGAAATCGCAAATTTCTCGCCATCTTCTTTCAACCTTCAACCATGGAAGGTGATTATTGTGAAAAATCCAGAAAGAAAAAAAGTGTTGAGAAAATGTGCGTTTAATCAGCCGAAGGTTGAAGAGGCCTCAGTGGTTTTGATACTGATTGCAGACCCTCAGGGGGTAGAGGAAAATTTAGGTCGGGTGCTTGATAGCTGGCAGGAACTTGGATATATGAAAGCCGAGATGCGTGAGACATACGAAAATATGACAAAGACGCTATATGGTGATCCGGACAGTTTGAAGAGAAAGATTTTTGCTGTGAAAAATACTGCACTATTTGCTATGAATCTCATGCTTGCAGCAAAAGGTCTTAAACTCGAAACACATCCAATGGATGGTTTTGATGAAGAGTGTATTAAAAAGGAGTTTAATATTCCAGAAGATAAGATTATACCTATGATTATAGCTGTTGGAATTTTAAACAAAGGAGTCAGTCTTCTACCGAGGTCTTTCAGGAGAAAGTTTGAAGAATTTGCTAAATTCGAATAA
- a CDS encoding radical SAM protein produces MRKPSYIQLYLTLRCNQNCSFCFNQIIPNRKDFKDMDIQKAFYLSGLFSANGISEIDLLGGEPLLIPWLIRFIEPIIGNGIRVNISTNGSSTEFIEQFRNFETDLLNIGFSVHGLSKTHNALTGSDNFTRTIYGIKLLIEAGKIPHVKSILTPENINEIFSLVDYLIEIGVRRYYIMFEDTIGMDNNSHCIPFPHFWDFYHNLKKFTRGRLEIGAVVASGFLSELSNSNMRCKAGNDKLAILPDGSVFPCNLFAGFQEFCLGNIFIDKYDKILENPIINYFRNHEKNGCINTNCKYFISCRGGCPAHIYYYSRSFEGGDIRCKKK; encoded by the coding sequence ATGCGAAAACCATCATACATTCAGCTTTATCTGACTTTAAGATGCAATCAGAATTGCAGCTTTTGCTTCAATCAGATAATTCCTAACAGAAAAGATTTTAAAGATATGGATATTCAAAAAGCATTTTATCTCAGTGGATTATTCTCAGCAAACGGTATCTCAGAAATTGATTTATTAGGTGGAGAGCCTTTACTTATTCCATGGCTGATAAGGTTTATTGAGCCTATAATAGGAAATGGCATCAGGGTTAACATCAGCACAAATGGAAGCTCTACCGAGTTTATAGAACAATTTAGAAATTTTGAGACGGATTTATTGAATATAGGCTTTTCTGTTCACGGTCTTTCAAAAACTCACAATGCATTAACAGGTTCAGACAATTTTACAAGAACTATATACGGGATCAAACTCTTGATAGAAGCAGGGAAAATTCCTCATGTAAAAAGCATACTGACACCTGAAAATATAAATGAAATTTTTTCTCTTGTTGATTATCTTATAGAAATCGGCGTTCGGAGATATTACATTATGTTTGAAGATACTATTGGGATGGATAATAATTCACACTGCATTCCTTTCCCTCATTTCTGGGATTTTTATCATAATCTTAAAAAATTCACAAGAGGGCGTTTAGAGATAGGGGCTGTTGTTGCATCAGGCTTTTTATCAGAATTAAGCAATTCTAATATGAGATGCAAAGCAGGAAATGACAAGCTTGCAATACTTCCGGATGGTTCAGTTTTTCCCTGTAATCTCTTTGCTGGATTTCAGGAATTCTGTCTCGGCAATATATTTATTGATAAATACGATAAAATTTTAGAAAACCCTATCATTAACTATTTCAGAAATCATGAAAAAAACGGTTGCATAAATACAAATTGTAAATACTTCATTTCATGCAGAGGTGGTTGTCCTGCTCATATTTATTATTATTCTCGTTCTTTTGAAGGAGGGGACATTCGCTGTAAAAAGAAGTAA
- a CDS encoding FprA family A-type flavoprotein, with translation MKAIEIKSDIYWVGAIDWAIRDFHGYLTPNGSTYNNYLILDEQITLLDTVKYPFADVTIDNITSLVEPSKIKNIIINHIENDHITSLDKIMSLAPEASIYITERGKKGLIRFFDTSKWDVRIVKTGDTLNIGKRNLLFIETPMLHWPDSMMTYIKEDKILISQDAFGQHLASSARFDDEFIDCFSVSELEDAVKDYYANILMPFGMLIKNKIEEIQKLGLQIDIIAPDHGIIWRKDPLKIVNMYLDMADGKSDLRVLIVYDTMWQSTEYMTLPITQGIKDEGVDVKVIKLRATPLSIAIKEFWKARGCLIGSPTLNNTFFPTIGEFLTYLKGLRPKNRIAGAFGSYGWAGGAVRDIYEDLKKMGLEVVEPGIQVIYKPSPDDNDRCYEFGKDFAKKVKAYHTKF, from the coding sequence ATGAAAGCAATAGAGATCAAATCAGATATTTATTGGGTTGGAGCCATTGATTGGGCAATTCGAGACTTTCACGGATATCTTACACCGAATGGATCAACTTACAACAATTATCTTATACTCGATGAACAAATTACACTGCTTGACACTGTAAAGTATCCTTTTGCAGATGTTACAATAGACAATATTACAAGCCTCGTAGAACCGTCAAAGATAAAAAACATCATAATAAATCATATCGAAAATGACCATATTACAAGTCTTGATAAAATAATGTCTTTGGCACCAGAGGCTTCAATTTATATAACAGAGAGAGGCAAAAAAGGGTTAATCAGATTTTTCGATACATCAAAATGGGATGTCAGGATTGTAAAAACAGGGGATACACTTAACATCGGTAAAAGAAATCTGCTTTTTATTGAGACGCCCATGCTTCATTGGCCTGATTCAATGATGACTTATATTAAGGAAGATAAGATTCTAATCAGTCAGGATGCATTCGGACAGCATCTGGCTTCTTCAGCAAGATTTGATGATGAGTTTATTGATTGTTTTTCAGTATCTGAACTTGAGGATGCTGTAAAAGACTATTATGCAAATATATTGATGCCTTTTGGCATGCTTATTAAAAATAAAATTGAAGAGATTCAGAAACTCGGACTTCAGATCGATATTATTGCTCCGGATCACGGGATTATATGGAGAAAGGATCCATTGAAGATTGTAAATATGTATCTCGATATGGCAGATGGAAAATCAGACCTCAGAGTTTTGATAGTATACGATACAATGTGGCAGAGTACCGAGTATATGACCCTCCCCATCACTCAAGGCATAAAAGATGAGGGCGTCGATGTAAAGGTAATAAAACTAAGAGCAACCCCCTTAAGCATTGCTATTAAGGAATTTTGGAAGGCAAGAGGATGTCTTATTGGTTCTCCAACTTTAAACAACACCTTTTTCCCAACAATCGGAGAGTTTTTGACTTATCTCAAAGGACTCAGGCCAAAAAATCGTATCGCTGGAGCCTTTGGAAGTTATGGTTGGGCAGGTGGAGCTGTAAGAGATATTTATGAAGACTTGAAAAAAATGGGGCTTGAGGTTGTTGAGCCTGGCATTCAAGTTATTTATAAACCATCACCTGATGATAACGATCGTTGTTATGAATTCGGGAAGGATTTTGCAAAAAAAGTAAAGGCTTATCACACAAAGTTTTAA
- a CDS encoding rubrerythrin family protein, translated as MSKTEKNLQYAFAGESQANRKYLAFAKKAEEDGYKQIAKLFRAAAEAETVHAFNHLRELGEIRSTKENLESAMNGEIFEFENMYPAMIEDAKADEDKGAERSFKFANEVEKIHAELYKKALENIGKNPEVDYFVCQVCGNTVEGEPPDKCPICGAPKKMFKKIE; from the coding sequence ATGTCAAAGACAGAAAAAAATCTTCAATATGCATTTGCCGGTGAATCACAGGCAAATAGAAAATATCTTGCCTTTGCAAAAAAGGCTGAAGAAGATGGCTATAAACAGATTGCAAAACTCTTCAGGGCAGCAGCCGAAGCAGAAACAGTCCATGCCTTCAATCACTTAAGGGAACTTGGCGAGATAAGGAGCACTAAAGAAAATCTTGAGTCTGCAATGAATGGTGAAATCTTTGAATTTGAGAATATGTATCCTGCTATGATAGAAGATGCAAAGGCTGACGAAGACAAAGGTGCCGAAAGGTCTTTTAAATTTGCCAATGAGGTCGAAAAGATTCATGCAGAGCTTTACAAAAAAGCACTTGAGAATATCGGTAAGAATCCTGAAGTTGATTATTTTGTCTGTCAGGTCTGTGGAAATACAGTAGAAGGAGAACCACCTGATAAGTGCCCTATCTGTGGAGCACCGAAAAAAATGTTTAAAAAAATTGAGTAG
- a CDS encoding hydroxylamine oxidase has protein sequence MDTKKLYLLFFTTFLLLYLSLNNIYAESIELPDNPKISPKTKACIGCHTLYTPGIVKDWETSRHSKTTPEEAFKKSKFEKRISAEKLTENLYSYAVGCYECHSLNVKSHKDNFDHFGYKVNVIVSPSDCSTCHPVEVSQYSGSKKAHAYGILMNNPVYATMVDTITGFKSLENNSFVSAKPSESTLHETCLGCHGTKVEVKGLKNISTKLGDISFPDLTNWPNQGVGRINPDGSLGSCTACHPRHSYLIEIARKPYTCGQCHLDPDVPAWNVYRESKHGNIYSSKFSEWNFDSVPWVIGEDFKAPTCATCHNGLIISPSGNVIAERTHDFGSRLWVRIFGLIYTHAQPKSGDTTIIKNKDGLPLPVTFGGEQSSDFLIDKNEQKKRFKIMSNICNSCHSSDWINGHFAKLDKTIKETDDMIKTATNLIITVWGKKIEDNKNPFDETIEKMWMRQWLFYANSIRYASAMTGAPDYTSFKNGWWYFDENIQRMRDWIKFKENSEDHD, from the coding sequence ATGGACACAAAAAAATTGTATCTCTTATTTTTCACAACTTTTCTTCTTTTATACTTGAGTTTAAATAATATTTATGCTGAAAGCATCGAACTTCCTGATAACCCTAAAATAAGTCCTAAAACAAAGGCATGCATTGGTTGTCATACTTTATATACACCCGGTATTGTAAAAGACTGGGAAACGAGCAGACATTCGAAAACAACCCCAGAAGAAGCCTTTAAGAAATCTAAATTTGAAAAAAGGATATCTGCTGAAAAATTAACAGAAAACCTTTACAGCTATGCCGTAGGATGCTATGAATGCCACAGCTTGAACGTAAAAAGCCACAAAGACAATTTTGACCATTTTGGATATAAGGTCAATGTTATAGTGTCTCCATCTGATTGTAGCACATGCCATCCTGTTGAAGTCAGCCAATATTCAGGAAGTAAAAAAGCTCATGCATATGGCATCTTGATGAATAATCCAGTCTATGCAACTATGGTCGATACAATAACAGGATTCAAAAGTTTAGAAAACAATTCATTTGTTTCAGCAAAACCTTCGGAATCCACACTTCACGAGACATGTCTTGGTTGTCATGGAACAAAAGTAGAAGTAAAAGGCTTAAAGAATATCTCGACTAAGCTCGGAGATATATCATTCCCAGATTTAACCAACTGGCCAAATCAGGGGGTTGGAAGGATAAATCCTGACGGAAGCCTTGGTTCCTGTACCGCATGTCATCCCAGACATAGCTATTTGATCGAAATTGCAAGAAAGCCTTATACCTGTGGTCAGTGTCATCTCGATCCTGATGTGCCTGCATGGAATGTATATCGTGAAAGTAAGCACGGAAATATCTATTCCTCGAAATTTAGTGAATGGAATTTCGATTCAGTGCCTTGGGTTATCGGAGAAGACTTCAAAGCTCCAACGTGTGCAACATGTCACAATGGTCTTATTATTTCTCCTTCAGGAAATGTAATTGCTGAAAGAACACATGACTTCGGATCACGTCTATGGGTCAGAATATTTGGGCTCATTTATACACATGCACAACCCAAATCAGGCGATACCACTATAATTAAAAATAAAGATGGTCTTCCTCTACCAGTAACCTTTGGTGGCGAACAATCCTCAGACTTTCTGATTGATAAAAATGAGCAGAAAAAAAGATTTAAGATTATGAGTAATATCTGCAATAGCTGTCACAGTTCTGATTGGATTAACGGCCATTTTGCAAAACTTGACAAAACTATTAAAGAAACAGATGATATGATAAAAACTGCTACAAATTTAATAATAACCGTATGGGGAAAGAAAATCGAGGACAACAAAAATCCCTTTGATGAAACCATAGAAAAGATGTGGATGAGACAGTGGCTATTTTATGCAAATTCCATACGCTATGCTTCCGCTATGACTGGTGCTCCTGATTATACAAGTTTCAAAAATGGCTGGTGGTATTTTGATGAAAACATACAGAGAATGAGGGATTGGATAAAATTCAAAGAAAATAGTGAGGACCACGATTGA
- a CDS encoding flavodoxin family protein encodes MKIIAFLGSPREEGNTELLLRETIKGIEESGFHAHTFRLNSMNIMPCQNCGGCEETGICVYDDDMTQIYKAIREADRIILASPIFFINVSAQTKIMIDRCQAFWCEKYLLKRHIPEGVNGRRGLLLLVGGMKGKIGTSGLECAEKTVRAFFRTISVPEHKTLGYIEVDAKGAILKHPSALKEAYEAGKELVKI; translated from the coding sequence ATGAAGATCATCGCATTTCTCGGTAGCCCAAGGGAAGAAGGAAATACAGAGCTGCTGTTACGAGAAACAATTAAAGGAATCGAGGAATCGGGATTCCATGCACACACCTTTCGACTTAATAGCATGAATATAATGCCATGTCAAAACTGTGGGGGATGTGAAGAGACAGGAATATGTGTTTATGATGATGATATGACTCAAATATATAAAGCAATCAGAGAGGCTGACCGTATAATACTCGCTTCACCAATTTTTTTTATAAATGTCAGTGCACAGACAAAAATTATGATAGATAGATGTCAGGCCTTCTGGTGCGAAAAATATCTCCTTAAGAGACATATTCCAGAGGGTGTGAACGGGAGAAGGGGACTCCTTCTGCTTGTCGGTGGCATGAAAGGCAAAATAGGCACATCCGGGCTGGAATGTGCAGAAAAGACCGTAAGAGCCTTTTTCAGAACCATCAGTGTCCCTGAACACAAGACATTAGGTTATATAGAAGTCGATGCAAAAGGTGCAATTTTAAAACATCCCTCTGCTTTAAAAGAAGCATATGAGGCAGGAAAGGAGCTTGTGAAGATTTAA
- a CDS encoding lysophospholipid acyltransferase family protein, whose amino-acid sequence MRKLLQLIEAFFIIGFSSPLAILPHGLSLKIGEILGLLLYYLWGSRRKIAINNLKTTLSLNAIAISKPAEKIIQEHFRNLGRSFSEVIKIYYGLGKKIVNSVEIEGIENFLSAQSKGRGVLFVTGHCGNWELMAIVMSAKFQGIAVVARSLNNIYLNKFVEKIREYYGNTVIYKKGALKKILKILNNNDCVGILMDQAVLSDEGYVIDFLGRGAWTTKMPALIARKTGSAVLPAFIHRTDKNHKIVIHKEVVLSTNNDREQALKEDTKRFSEYIEEYIKKHPSEWLWIHRRWKRVKQV is encoded by the coding sequence ATGAGAAAATTACTTCAGTTAATTGAGGCTTTTTTTATAATAGGTTTTTCTTCCCCACTTGCAATCCTACCACATGGATTATCTCTAAAAATTGGAGAAATACTTGGCCTCTTACTTTATTATCTTTGGGGTAGTAGAAGAAAGATTGCTATAAACAACTTGAAAACCACATTATCATTGAATGCAATAGCAATTTCAAAACCGGCAGAAAAAATTATTCAGGAGCATTTTAGAAATCTCGGTAGATCATTTTCAGAAGTAATAAAAATTTATTATGGTCTTGGTAAAAAAATTGTAAATTCTGTTGAGATTGAAGGCATCGAAAATTTTTTATCAGCACAATCAAAAGGCAGAGGTGTATTATTTGTCACAGGGCACTGCGGTAACTGGGAGCTTATGGCAATTGTTATGTCTGCAAAGTTTCAGGGAATTGCTGTTGTTGCACGGTCATTAAATAACATTTATCTAAATAAGTTTGTGGAAAAGATTAGGGAGTATTACGGAAATACTGTAATTTATAAAAAGGGTGCCCTCAAAAAGATTTTAAAGATTTTAAATAATAATGATTGCGTGGGAATATTAATGGATCAGGCTGTGCTATCAGATGAAGGCTATGTTATAGATTTTCTCGGAAGGGGTGCCTGGACTACAAAAATGCCAGCTCTTATTGCAAGGAAAACGGGATCTGCTGTTTTGCCTGCATTTATACATAGAACAGATAAAAATCATAAGATAGTAATTCATAAGGAAGTAGTTTTATCCACTAACAATGACCGCGAGCAAGCTTTAAAAGAAGATACAAAAAGATTTTCTGAATATATTGAAGAATATATAAAAAAGCATCCATCTGAATGGCTATGGATCCACCGCAGATGGAAAAGGGTTAAACAGGTTTAA